In a genomic window of Gadus macrocephalus chromosome 9, ASM3116895v1:
- the ighmbp2 gene encoding DNA-binding protein SMUBP-2, which produces MEIEQFVSKTLELLQEEREAEIEETRVWQENSSLKDLQTKGVCLLKLQIASQSTGLYGRTLVVLEPRKHMGVSVLPSNGFGPGDIVGLYAAAGCSASSQIGTGIVTKSSQTSVTVAFEDCQEDFNVETDSLYNLLKLANNVTYKRMTRALNTLNGYSNGPASNLINVLFGYSEPGSQSQTNDLGFFNQDLDDSQREAVSFALSQRDVAVIHGPPGTGKTTTVVEVILQAVKQGNKVLCCAPSNVAVDNLVERLARCKVKVLRLGHPARLLESIQKHSLDAVLAKSDNTNIISDIRKDMDKALMGIKKTRNKGERFSFKREIGELRKELRSREATAIGQVLKSADVVLSTNTGASNDGPLRHLPPGHFHWVVIDECAQALESSCWIALLNARKCILAGDYKQLPPTIKSQTAASKGLAVSLMERLIQKFGASVVRMLTVQYRMHHLIMDWASREMYQGRLTAHSSVQGHLLKDLPGIACVEETSTPLLLIDTAGCGLSEMEVTDEQSKGNQGEVDLVELHIICLTEAGLKPQDIAVIAPYNLQVDLLRQRLSGRYPALEIKSVDGFQGREKEAVVLTLVRSNRKGEVGFLAEDRRINVAVTRARRHLAVICDSQTVQSHAFLKSLISHMTDHGEVRTAFEYLQDIVPLNYTRSLKDGKTKASAASSTKQKVQHQAADKENQKTQTKAAGGRVPEDPVNQKRPPTKPRILTAEEELKTQTRSAEIREQVETYLRDPSQEELRFPPSLNSHDRMLVHRISEELGLGHESRGEGRDRCITVSRPPPGSGPTRPEEEEEEEEEEEEEEEEEEEEEEQQTVSEPQAATSSQQPPGDLKSLHLERMKREQQRREEAAQQKRQVQAAIGKLPTAKKPAKGKSRTKAGVCDIAAAAGAEEDFDTLISAVLKAESVCSLVKCKASVRLLGQLCPYCNRQFCLGHHVPEVHGCGDKAKANARMRISREGVLYAGSGKKDTSMDPNKKAYLQRKLDSKLKDMESKRKLKSKEKSN; this is translated from the exons ATGGAAATTGAACAGTTTGTGTCCAAGACACTTGAGCTtctgcaggaggagagagaagctgAAATCGAAGAGACCAG GGTATGGCAGGAGAACAGCTCTCTGAAGGACCTCCAAACCAAAGGAGTGTGCCTGCTAAAACTACAGATAGCCAGTCAGTCAACGGGGCTGTACGGCCGGACACTAGTGGTTCTGGAACCAAGGAAACACATGGGGGTGTCAGTTCTTCCAAGTAACGGCTTCGGACCGG GGGACATCGTTGGTTTGTATGCTGCCGCTGGATGCAGTGCGAGTTCCCAGATCGGGACTGGGATAGTGACCAAGTCGAGTCAGACATCTGTCACCGTAGCCTTTGAGGACTGTCAAGAGGACTTCAATGTTGAAACCGACTCGCTGTACAACCTGCTGAAGTTAGCCAACAATGTCACCTACAAGCGGATGACACG TGCGTTGAATACTTTGAACGGGTACAGCAACGGACCAGCTTCAAACTTGATAAATGTTCTGTTTGGTTATTCAGAACCTGGATCCCAGTCACAGACAA ATGATCTGGGCTTCTTCAACCAGGATCTGGATGATTCCCAGAGAGAAGCCGTGTCCTTTGCTCTGTCCCAGAGGGACGTGGCTGTGATCCACGGCCCGCCTGGCACTGGGAAAACCACCACTGTGGTTGAGGTCATTCTCCAGGCTGTTAAACAAGGGAACAAG GTCCTGTGCTGCGCCCCCTCCAACGTGGCGGTTGATAACCTGGTGGAGCGGCTGGCCCGCTGTAAGGTGAAGGTCCTCAGGCTGGGCCACCCCGCCCGGCTGCTGGAGTCCATCCAGAAACACTCTCTGGACGCCGTGCTGGCCAAGAGTGACAACACTAACATCATCTCTGATATCCGGAAGGACATGGATAAGGCTTTG ATGGGGATCAAGAAGACGCGTAATAAAGGTGAACGTTTTAGTTTCAAACGAGAGATCGGGGAGCTGCGGAAAGAGCTCCGATCCAGGGAAGCAACGGCCATCGGTCAGGTCCTAAAAAGTGCAGACGTGGTGTTATCAACCAACACAG GGGCCTCCAACGATGGGCCCCTTAGACACCTGCCCCCCGGCCACTTTCACTGGGTGGTGATAGACGAGTGTGCCCAGGCCCTGGAGAGCAGCTGCTGGATCGCTCTGCTCAACGCACGCAAATGCATCCTGGCTGGGGACTACAAGCAGCTCCCCCCCACCATCAAGTCCCAAAC CGCTGCGTCGAAGGGCCTGGCAGTCAGTCTGATGGAGAGACTGATCCAGAAGTTTGGGGCCTCCGTGGTTCGCATGCTGACGGTCCAGTACCGCATGCACCACCTCATCATGGACTGGGCCTCCAGGGAGATGTACCAGGGGCGTCTGACCGCACACAGCTCAGTGCAGGGCCACCTGCTGAA AGATCTACCAGGAATTGCATGCGTCGAGGAGACCAGCACCCCCCTGCTCCTCATCGACACGGCGGGCTGCGGGCTGAGCGAGATGGAGGTCACAGACGAACAGTCCAAGGGCAACCAAG GGGAAGTGGACCTTGTGGAACTACACATCATATGTTTGACGGAGGCTGGACTAAAACCTCAAGACATCGCCGTCATTGCTCCATACAATTTACAA GTGGATCTTCTGCGCCAGAGGCTCTCTGGACGGTATCCAGCCCTGGAGATCAAGTCGGTGGACGGCTTTCagggcagagagaaggaggctGTGGTGTTAACACTAGTCAGGTCCAACCGAAAAG GTGAGGTTGGATTCCTTGCCGAGGACAGGAGGATCAACGTGGCGGTGACGCGCGCCCGGCGCCACCTGGCCGTGATCTGCGACTCCCAGACGGTTCAGAGTCACGCCTTCCTCAAGTCCCTCATCAGTCACATGACGGACCACGGCGAGGTCCGCACCGCCTTCGAGTACCTCCAGGACATCGTGCCGCTGAACTACACTCGCAGCCTGAAGGACGGCAAGACCAAGGCCTCTGCTGCCTCGTCAACCAAGCAGAAGGTCCAACATCAGGCTGCAGACAAAGAGAACCAAAAGACCCAGACGAAGGCTGCTGGGGGCAGGGTCCCAGAAGACCCGGTGAACCAGAAGCGGCCGCCCACCAAGCCCCGCATCTTAACCGCAGAAGAGGAGCTGAAGACGCAGACCCGGTCCGCCGAGATTAGGGAGCAGGTGGAGACTTACCTAAGGGATCCTTCTCAAGAAGAACTGCGATTCCCACCGTCGCTCAACTCCCACGACCGCATGCTGGTGCACCGGATTTCCGAGGAGCTCGGGCTGGGACacgagagcagaggagagggtaGAGACCGCTGCATCACCGTCTCCAGACCTCCTCCTGGGTCCGGGCCGACGCGaccagaagaggaggaggaggaggaggaggaggaggaggaggaggaggaggaggaggaggaggaggaggagcagcagacgGTATCGGAGCCACAAGCGGCCACCTCTTCTCAACAACCACCAGGGGATCTTAAGAGTCTGCAcctggagaggatgaagagggagcagcagagacgggaGGAGGCCGCTCAGCAGAAGAGGCAGGTTCAGGCAGCGATCGGGAAGCTCCCCACGGCCAAGAAGCCTGCAAAAG GAAAGAGCCGCACCAAAGCCGGGGTCTGTGACATTGCCGCGGCCGCGGGCGCGGAGGAGGACTTCGACACTCTGATATCGGCGGTGCTGAAGGCGGAGAGTGTGTGCAGTCTGGTCAAGTGCAAGGCCTCCGTGCGGCTTCTCGGCCAGCTCTGCCCCTACTGCAACCGACAGTTCTGTCTGGGCCACCACGTACCAGAG GTTCATGGCTGTGGGGACAAGGCCAAGGCCAACGCTCGCATGAGGATCAGCAGGGAAGGCGTTCTGTACGCTGGAAGTGGGAAAAAGGACACTTCTATGGATCCCAACAAGAAGGCCTACCTGCAACGTAAGCTGGACTCAAAACTCAAGGACATGGAATCTAAAAGGAAACTCAAAAGCAAAGagaaaagtaattag
- the kbtbd4 gene encoding kelch repeat and BTB domain-containing protein 4 isoform X1, which produces MNATTSPMPLAARSRPIFVMESAEDSGLSVGGSVGEENYFLGYTFTDRSHSSRVVKSIMDLCLEDGLFADVTINVDGKEFQLHRLVLSAQSSFFRSMFTSNLKESHDRSIELKGVSATVFQLLVDYIYHGTIKLRVEDLQDTYEMADMYQLTALFEECSRFLSRTVEVKNCLQVMWLADRHSDQELYTAAKHCAKIHLVQLNQTEEFLNMPLCLLLDIIKDGVPSSQNPKVAIDSWINHNKVEREEFSCVLRENLKEIGEKVHIYLIGKEETRTHSLAVSLHCDEDDSVSVSGQNSLCHQITAACKHGGDLYVVGGSIPRRMWKCNMHTMDWERCAPLPRDRLHHTMVSVPGEDAIYSLGGKTLQDTLSNAVIYYTAKDNMWTESSQLDTAVSGAAGVNLGGTIYLLGGEENDMDFFTKPSRLIQCFNTATHKCQIKPYMLPFAGCMHAAAHMDVIFVVAEGDSLVCYNPLLESFTRLRFPEVWSSVPSLWKVASCNGSIYVFRDKCKKGDANTLKFNPATSVVSVIRGIKILLTNWQFVLA; this is translated from the exons ATGAATGCTACTACTAGCCCTATGCCGTTAGCTGCACGCAGCAG GCCAATATTCGTGATGGAGTCAGCTGAGGATAGTGGCCTCAGTGTGGGGGGCTCGGTGGGAGAGGAGAACTACTTCCTGGGGTACACCTTCACCGACCGCTCCCACTCAAGCCGTGTGGTCAAGAGCATCATGGACCTCTGTTTGGAGGACGGCCTGTTTGCCGACGTCACCATCAACGTGGACGGCAAGGAGTTCCAGCTGCACCGCCTGGTTCTGTCCGCCCAGAGCAGCTTCTTCCGCTCCATGTTCACCTCCAACCTCAAGGAGTCCCACGACCGCAGCATCGAGCTGAAGGGCGTCAGCGCCACCGTGTTCCAGCTGCTGGTGGACTACATCTACCACGGCACCATCAAGCTGAGGGTAGAGGACCTGCAGGACACCTACGAGATGGCAGACATGTACCAGTTAACCGCTCTGTTTGAGGAGTGCTCCCGGTTTCTCTCACGGACGGTTGAGGTCAAGAACTGCCTACAG GTGATGTGGcttgcagacagacacagtgaCCAGGAACTGTACACTGCTGCCAAGCACTGTGCTAAGATCCACCTGGTCCAGCTGAATCAGACTGAGGAATTCCTCAATATGCCTCTCTGTCTACTCTTGGACATAATTAAAG ACGGTGTACCGAGCTCCCAGAACCCAAAGGTGGCGATCGACTCCTGGATAAACCACAacaaggtggagagagaggagttttCTTGTGTTCTTCGGGAGAATCTCAAG GAGATCGGCGAGAAGGTCCACATCTACCTGATCGGCAAGGAGGAGACGCGGACGCACTCGCTGGCCGTCTCCCTGCACTGCGACGAGGACGACAGCGTCAGCGTCAGCGGCCAGAACAGCCTGTGCCACCAGATCACGGCGGCCTGCAAGCACGGCGGCGACCTGTACGTGGTGGGCGGCTCCATCCCGCGGCGCATGTGGAAGTGCAACATGCACACCATGGACTGGGAGCGCTGCGCCCCGCTGCCCCGCGACCGCCTCCACCACACCATGGTGTCGGTGCCCGGCGAGGACGCCATCTACTCGCTGGGCGGGAAGACCCTGCAGGACACGCTGTCCAACGCCGTCATCTACTACACGGCGAAGGACAACATGTGGACCGAGAGCAGCCAGCTGGACACGGCCGTGTCCGGGGCGGCGGGGGTCAACCTGGGGGGCACCATCTACCTGCTGGGCGGCGAGGAGAACGACATGGACTTCTTCACCAAGCCGTCGCGCCTCATCCAGTGCTTCAACACGGCCACGCACAAGTGCCAGATCAAGCCCTACATGCTGCCGTTCGCCGGCTGCATGCACGCGGCGGCCCACATGGACGTGATCTTCGTGGTGGCCGAGGGGGACTCCCTGGTGTGCTACAACCCCCTGCTGGAGAGCTTCACGCGCCTGCGGTTCCCCGAGGTGTGGAGCTCGGTGCCGTCGCTGTGGAAGGTGGCCAGCTGCAACGGCAGCATATACGTCTTCAGGGACAAGTGCAAGAAAGGGGACGCCAACACACTGAAGTTCAACCCCGCTACGTCAGTGGTGTCCGTCATAAGAGGCATCAAGATCCTCCTCACGAACTGGCAGTTTGTGCTGGcttga
- the rapsn gene encoding 43 kDa receptor-associated protein of the synapse produces MNIFMSHLVAEMGQDQTKQQIEKGLKLYQSNQTEKALDVWTKVLEKTSDPGGKFRVLGCLITAHSEMGKYKQMLKYALAQIDTAREMEDPDYLTEGYLNLARSNEKLCDYQKTVSYCKTCLDMQGTTVSLQLNGQVCLSMGNAFLGLSVFQKALESYEKALRYAHNNDDKMLECRVCCSLGNFYVHLKDYEKALFFPCKAAELVNDYGKGWSLKYRAMSQYHMSVAYRKLDRLPDAMECCEESMKIALQHGDRPLQALCLLNFADIHRCRKDADKAFPRYESAMCIMTEIGNRLGQAQIYLGVAKCWLLQKDLDKAQESLHRAEELAEELGNKLCTLKVCCLSEGMFRSRGQGEQLRQQVVKLLQCVEELELYCGMCGESIGERDQQLQALPCSHIFHLKCLQTNGTRGCPKCRQSSMKPGFV; encoded by the exons ATGAATATTTTTATGAGCCATCTTGTAGCAGAGATGGGCCAGGACCAAACCAAGCAGCAGATAGAGAAGGGCCTAAAGCTGTACCAGTCCAATCAGACAGAGAAGGCTCTAGATGTCTGGACCAAAGTCTTGGAGAAGACTTCGGATCCTGGAGGGAAATTCCGTGTGTTGGGGTGTTTGATAACCGCCCACTCAGAAATGGGGAAATATAAACAGATGCTTAAG TACGCCCTAGCCCAGATAGACACAGCCAGGGAGATGGAGGACCCCGACTACCTGACAGAGGGCTACCTGAACCTGGCCCGCAGCAATGAGAAGCTCTGTGACTACCAGAAGACCGTGTCCTACTGTAAAACGTGCCTGGACATGCAGGGGACCACCGTCAGCCTCCAGCTCAACGGACAGGTGTGCCTGAGCATGGGCAACGCTTTCCTGGGTCTCAGCGTGTTCCAGAAGGCCCTGGAGAGCTACGAGAAAGCCCTGCGCTATGCACACAACAACGACGACAAGATGCTGGAGTGCAGAGTGTGCTGCAGTCTAGGGAACTTCTACGTTCACCTCAAG GACTACGAGAAAGCCCTGTTCTTCCCCTGCAAAGCCGCTGAACTGGTCAACGACTACGGCAAAGGCTGGAGTCTGAAGTACCGCGCCATGAGCCAGTACCACATGTCGGTGGCGTACAGGAAGCTCGACCGCCTGCCCGACGCCATGGAGTGTTGTGAG GAGTCCATGAAGATCGCCCTGCAGCATGGCGACCGCCCTCTTCAGGCTCTGTGCTTGCTCAACTTTGCTGACATCCACCGCTGTAGGAAAGATGCTGAT AAAGCTTTCCCCCGCTACGAGTCGGCCATGTGCATCATGACCGAGATCGGGAACCGTCTGGGACAAGCACAGATCTACCTGGGCGTGGCAAAGTGCTGGCTTCTGCAGAAAGACCTGGATAAG gCTCAGGAGTCTTTGCATCGAGCTGAGGAGTTGGCTGAGGAATTGGGTAACAAG CTGTGCACTCTGAAGGTGTGCTGCCTGAGCGAGGGCATGTTCCGCAGCCGGGGGCAGGGCGAGCAGCTCCGGCAGCAGGTGGTCAAGCTGCTGCAGtgtgtggaggagctggagctctACTGCGGGATGTGCGGCGAGTCCATCGGCGAGAGGGACCAACAGCTGCAGGCCCTGCCCTGCTCGCACATCTTCCACCTCAA ATGCCTGCAGACCAACGGAACCCGGGGCTGCCCTAAATGCCGCCAATCCTCTATGAAGCCCGGGTTTGTTTGA
- the kbtbd4 gene encoding kelch repeat and BTB domain-containing protein 4 isoform X2, whose product MESAEDSGLSVGGSVGEENYFLGYTFTDRSHSSRVVKSIMDLCLEDGLFADVTINVDGKEFQLHRLVLSAQSSFFRSMFTSNLKESHDRSIELKGVSATVFQLLVDYIYHGTIKLRVEDLQDTYEMADMYQLTALFEECSRFLSRTVEVKNCLQVMWLADRHSDQELYTAAKHCAKIHLVQLNQTEEFLNMPLCLLLDIIKDGVPSSQNPKVAIDSWINHNKVEREEFSCVLRENLKEIGEKVHIYLIGKEETRTHSLAVSLHCDEDDSVSVSGQNSLCHQITAACKHGGDLYVVGGSIPRRMWKCNMHTMDWERCAPLPRDRLHHTMVSVPGEDAIYSLGGKTLQDTLSNAVIYYTAKDNMWTESSQLDTAVSGAAGVNLGGTIYLLGGEENDMDFFTKPSRLIQCFNTATHKCQIKPYMLPFAGCMHAAAHMDVIFVVAEGDSLVCYNPLLESFTRLRFPEVWSSVPSLWKVASCNGSIYVFRDKCKKGDANTLKFNPATSVVSVIRGIKILLTNWQFVLA is encoded by the exons ATGGAGTCAGCTGAGGATAGTGGCCTCAGTGTGGGGGGCTCGGTGGGAGAGGAGAACTACTTCCTGGGGTACACCTTCACCGACCGCTCCCACTCAAGCCGTGTGGTCAAGAGCATCATGGACCTCTGTTTGGAGGACGGCCTGTTTGCCGACGTCACCATCAACGTGGACGGCAAGGAGTTCCAGCTGCACCGCCTGGTTCTGTCCGCCCAGAGCAGCTTCTTCCGCTCCATGTTCACCTCCAACCTCAAGGAGTCCCACGACCGCAGCATCGAGCTGAAGGGCGTCAGCGCCACCGTGTTCCAGCTGCTGGTGGACTACATCTACCACGGCACCATCAAGCTGAGGGTAGAGGACCTGCAGGACACCTACGAGATGGCAGACATGTACCAGTTAACCGCTCTGTTTGAGGAGTGCTCCCGGTTTCTCTCACGGACGGTTGAGGTCAAGAACTGCCTACAG GTGATGTGGcttgcagacagacacagtgaCCAGGAACTGTACACTGCTGCCAAGCACTGTGCTAAGATCCACCTGGTCCAGCTGAATCAGACTGAGGAATTCCTCAATATGCCTCTCTGTCTACTCTTGGACATAATTAAAG ACGGTGTACCGAGCTCCCAGAACCCAAAGGTGGCGATCGACTCCTGGATAAACCACAacaaggtggagagagaggagttttCTTGTGTTCTTCGGGAGAATCTCAAG GAGATCGGCGAGAAGGTCCACATCTACCTGATCGGCAAGGAGGAGACGCGGACGCACTCGCTGGCCGTCTCCCTGCACTGCGACGAGGACGACAGCGTCAGCGTCAGCGGCCAGAACAGCCTGTGCCACCAGATCACGGCGGCCTGCAAGCACGGCGGCGACCTGTACGTGGTGGGCGGCTCCATCCCGCGGCGCATGTGGAAGTGCAACATGCACACCATGGACTGGGAGCGCTGCGCCCCGCTGCCCCGCGACCGCCTCCACCACACCATGGTGTCGGTGCCCGGCGAGGACGCCATCTACTCGCTGGGCGGGAAGACCCTGCAGGACACGCTGTCCAACGCCGTCATCTACTACACGGCGAAGGACAACATGTGGACCGAGAGCAGCCAGCTGGACACGGCCGTGTCCGGGGCGGCGGGGGTCAACCTGGGGGGCACCATCTACCTGCTGGGCGGCGAGGAGAACGACATGGACTTCTTCACCAAGCCGTCGCGCCTCATCCAGTGCTTCAACACGGCCACGCACAAGTGCCAGATCAAGCCCTACATGCTGCCGTTCGCCGGCTGCATGCACGCGGCGGCCCACATGGACGTGATCTTCGTGGTGGCCGAGGGGGACTCCCTGGTGTGCTACAACCCCCTGCTGGAGAGCTTCACGCGCCTGCGGTTCCCCGAGGTGTGGAGCTCGGTGCCGTCGCTGTGGAAGGTGGCCAGCTGCAACGGCAGCATATACGTCTTCAGGGACAAGTGCAAGAAAGGGGACGCCAACACACTGAAGTTCAACCCCGCTACGTCAGTGGTGTCCGTCATAAGAGGCATCAAGATCCTCCTCACGAACTGGCAGTTTGTGCTGGcttga
- the ddb2 gene encoding DNA damage-binding protein 2: MTGKTTKAGTYRRGGPRSILHYIYKSTLGESLHSQIRQCLQEPFVRSLESHSLHRTASPFNRRITVLEWHPTHPTTLAVGSKGGDIMLWNFDGLNKVTFIQGKGAGDFIGGMKFCPTDLSKVYTASGDGTLSLRSFERCTSTVLSTTKDCSHDYHDVCYWYCCVDVSVSRQMLVTGDNVGQLSLLSLEGQKIFSDKLHKAKVTHAEFNPRCDWLMVTASVDHTVKLWDLRNIKDKKSFLHEMPHDRAVNSAYFNPSDCSKLLTTDQRDQIRVFCSSDWSRPQHVIQHPHRQFQHLTPIKATWHPVYDLIVVGRYPNDKVCPGDVRSVDVYDANTAELVCQMQDPSASGIIPVNKFNPRGDVIASGMGSNILVWKWDGSPWRERGEPTEGEGSRATSSRGQRGSRPPRPPRDGRSAAGDARLRKKRSALEEGETQTVAKTRSKSTVKTKAQRGKKK, translated from the exons ATGACGGGGAAGACCACAAAAGCAG GAACCTACAGGAGAGGCGGGCCCAGAAGCATCTTGCACTACATTTATAAGAGCACTCTGGGGGAAAGCCTCCATTCCCAAATTCGACAG TGCCTCCAGGAACCATTCGTTCGCTCCCTTGAGTCCCACAGTCTCCACCGAACTGCCAGCCCGTTTAACCGCAGAATCACTGTGCTTGAATGGCACCCTACTCACCCCACCACCCTGGCTGTGGGCTCCAAGGGCGGGGACATCATGCTCTGGAACTTCGATGGCCTCAACAAGGTCACTTTCATTCAAGGG AAAGGAGCTGGAGACTTCATTGGAGGGATGAAGTTCTGTCCAACGGACCTCTCCAAGGTATACACAGCCTCTGGTGATGGCACTCTGTCGCTGCGGAGCTTTGAGCGCTGCACGTCCACCGTCCTGTCCACCACTAAAGACTGTAGCCATGACTACCACGATGTCTG CTACTGGTACTGCTGTGTAGACGTGTCTGTCAGCAGACAGATGCTGGTGACTGGGGACAATGTTGGACAGTTGTCATTACTGAGTCTGGAAGGCCAAAAA ATCTTTAGCGACAAGTTGCACAAAGCTAAAGTGACGCACGCAGAGTTCAATCCccgatgtgattggctgatggttACTGCCTCGGTGGACCACACAGTCAAACTCTGGGATTTGAGAAACATAAAGGACAAGAAAAGCTTCCTCCATGAGATGCCACATGACAGGGCTGTGAACTCAG CATACTTCAACCCTTCTGACTGCTCAAAGCTGCTCACCACTGACCAGCGAGACCAGATCCGGGTCTTCTgctcttctgattggtccagaCCACAGCATGTCATCCAACACCCACACCGGCAATTTCAACATCTCACACCCATCAAA GCCACGTGGCACCCCGTGTACGACCTCATCGTGGTTGGCCGCTATCCAAACGATAAAGTCTGCCCCGGGGATGTGAGGAGTGTGGACGTGTATGATGCCAACACAGCAGAGCTGGTGTGCCAAATGCAAGATCCCAGTGCCTCTGGGATCATCCCT GTCAACAAATTCAACCCGAGAGGTGATGTCATAGCCTCTGGAATGG GGAGCAACATCCTGGTGTGGAAGTGGGACGGCTCCCCATGGAGGGAGCGCGGTGAGCCGACTGAGGGAGAGGGGTCCAGGGCCACGAGCTCCAGGGGCCAGCGGGGCAGCAGGCCGCCGCGACCTCCCAGGGACGGGAGGTCTGCGGCTGGGGACGCAAGGCTGAGGAAGAAGAGATCTgccctggaggagggagagacacagactgTGGCCAAGACCAGGTCCAAGAGCACGGTGAAGACTAAAGCACAGAGGGGAAAGAAGAAGTAA